From Punica granatum isolate Tunisia-2019 chromosome 1, ASM765513v2, whole genome shotgun sequence:
GGGTCCTCCGCTTGTTCTCTTCCGTGTGGTTCCATGACCGGAGGGTGAGTTCCAGTATGAACATCTCACAAGCTCGGGCAAAGACTATTGGAGCCTCTGCTGAGATCATCCTGACATCCTCATCGGCTTTCATGATCTTCTTGATCCTCGCCAAGGGGAGGCTGTGGTTCTTGAAATCGGTGACTTTTTCAATCTCCTGGTACTGATTACCCCAGAAGGTTTGGAGTTGTTGCTGGagctgctgttgctgctgctggtgGATCTGCTGGTAGGCAAGTTGGTGCTGCGCGAGTTGGGCTCCACCTGGTTGACCCGGTGACTGGATTGGCCCACCAACCATAGGAGCGTAGCTAGGAGGTACCCCCATCTGAGGAGGCGAATATGGGCTCGTCCCATAGGGGAGTGGGGCTGTGTTAGCAACAACCCCCATAGCTGGAGGCTGATTATGTCCTTGCTGATCCATTCTGAACCATGAAACGAACATAGAAGAGTTAACGATATGGCTGCTGAATCAGGCCGAAAG
This genomic window contains:
- the LOC116193049 gene encoding nuclear transcription factor Y subunit C-3-like, with amino-acid sequence MDQQGHNQPPAMGVVANTAPLPYGTSPYSPPQMGVPPSYAPMVGGPIQSPGQPGGAQLAQHQLAYQQIHQQQQQQLQQQLQTFWGNQYQEIEKVTDFKNHSLPLARIKKIMKADEDVRMISAEAPIVFARACEMFILELTLRSWNHTEENKRRTLQKNDIAAAITRTDIFDFLVDIVPREDLKDEVLGVGTVPRGPVGPGDALPYCYVPPQPGAPQVGNPGMFLGKPMMDPTLYGQQQAHPYMGQTTCPETSEQQQSPSDH